A genomic window from Salmo salar chromosome ssa23, Ssal_v3.1, whole genome shotgun sequence includes:
- the LOC106584162 gene encoding epoxide hydrolase 4, producing the protein MARVLYNLLMFTIGLTQRIRVLGYWSLIYGYCALCTAVALLKLWWNIILRPSTTFQWGIRETPPACLNDTSLGTHCYVRIKESGLRFHYVAAGERGKPLMLFLHGFPEFWYSWRHQLREFKSEFRVVAVDMRGYGESDLPSSTQSYRFDYLVTDVKDIVEYLGYNRCYLVGHDWGGTIAWLFAIHYPEMVTKLIVLNCPHPSVFTDYALRHPSQLLKSSYFFFFQLPRFPELMLSINDFKALKGLFTSRSTGIGRKGRWLTAEDMEAYLYAFSQPGALTGALNYYRNVFSSFPLSQNDVKSPVLLLWGERDAFLEQEMAEACRVYIRNHFRLNIISGASHWLQQDQPDIVNTLIWTFLKEGEGRKTHRN; encoded by the exons ATGGCGAGAGTGCTCTATAACTTGCTCATGTTTACAATCGGACTCACGCAGAGGATCCGAGTTTTGGGGTATTGGTCGTTGATATACGGTTATTGTGCCCTTTGCACTGCCGTAGCGCTCCTGAAACTTTGGTGGAACATCATTTTAAGGCCGTCAACAACCTTCCAGTGGGGAATTCGCGAAACACCCCCTGCATGCCTGAACGACACGTCCTTGGGAACGCACTGTTATGTTAGAATAAAG GAGTCTGGTCTGAGGTTTCACTATGTTGCTGCTGGAGAGCGAGGGAAACCACTCATGCTGTTTTTGCATGGCTTCCCAGAGTTCTG GTATTCCTGGCGCCACCAGCTGCGTGAGTTTAAGAGTGAATTCCGTGTCGTGGCCGTTGACATGCGAGGCTACGGGGAGTCTGACTTGCCGTCATCCACACAGAGCTACCGCTTTGACTACCTGGTCACCGACGTCAAGGACATTGTGGAATACCTAG GTTACAACAGATGTTACCTGGTCGGCCATGATTGGGGAGGAACCATCGCTTGGCTGTTCGCCATCCACTACCCCGAGATGGTGACCAAACTCATCGTCCTAAACTGCCCCCATCCCTCTGTCTTCACCG ATTATGCCCTGCGTCATCCCAGCCAGCTGCTCAAATCCagctacttcttcttcttccagcTGCCTCGCTTCCCAGAGCTCATGCTCTCCATCAATGATTTtaag GCGCTGAAGGGCCTGTTCACCAGCCGTAGTACAGGGATTGGGAGGAAGGGTCGGTGGCTCACTGCAGAGGACATGGAGGCCTATCTCTACGCCTTCTCCCAGCCAGGGGCCCTGACCGGGGCCCTCAACTACTACAGGAATGTCTTCAG CTCCTTCCCACTGAGCCAGAATGATGTCAAGTCTccagtgttgttgttgtggggTGAGAGGGATGCCTTCCTGGAGCAGGAGATGGCTGAGGCGTGCAGGGTCTACATCCGGAACCACTTCCGACTCAACATCATCTCTGGAGCCAGCCACTGGCTACAGCAGGACCAGCCTGACATCGTCAACACACTCATTTGGACCTTCCTCAAAGAGGGAGAGGGGCGCAAAACGCACAGGAACTGA